In Salinibaculum sp. SYNS191, the genomic window GGCGGTGCTGGGGATGACCGACGACCCCGACCTGCGGGAGGAAATCGCCCGCCGCGAGGGGCACATCCCCGACGACGCCCCCGAGTGGGCCGTGGAGGCTGCGCTCGCCCGCGTCGAGCGCGCTCGCGAGTGGGCCCGGCGCACGGGAAACGAGTTCGACTACGAACTCAAGCGGGGGTCGATGCCAGACGTGGACTTCGACGGCGAGACGGCCACCGCCCTGGACGAACTCGCCGACTTCGTCGAGGCCGGTCACGAGGGCGAGGCCATCCAGGGCGAAATCTACGAGACGGCAAAGCGACACGACATCCCAATCGGGGACTTCTTCGGGGCCGGCTACCGCCTCTTCTTCGACGACGACGAGGGGCCGAAACTCGGACCCTTCCTCGGCAAACTCGACCGCGAGTTCGTCGTAGCACGACTTCGACGCGAGCGATAACTCCTGTACGGGAACCAAACGCTCTTTGCGCGTTGTCCCTTCCCTCAGGTAATGGCAAGCACGCTGACGTGGGTGCTCGCCGGCATCGTCGTCTACACGGTCGGCGCGATGGCGCTGCGAGCACGGGGTGCCCTCCCCGAGTCGATACGCGTCTCCGGTCCCATCATCACGTGGCACACGAAGCGCGGCCGGCAGTTCCTGAACCGACTGGCCCGGCACCGGCGATTCTGGCGAGCCTGGGCCAACGTCGGGGTCGGCATCGCGCTCGTCGTGATGGTCGGCTTCGGCATCGTGGTCCTGCTCTCGGCGCTCGCTATCGGTCTCAGCCCCGAGCAGGCCGCGGACTCCCCCATCAGAAACCCACAGAACGCCCTAGTCATCCCCGGCGTCAACGAGTTCCTCCCCCTGTCGGTCGCCCCCGAAATCATCCTCGGCCTCCTGCTGGGCATGGTCGTCCACGAGGGCGGCCACGGCCTCCTCTGCCGCGTCGAGGACATCGACATCGAGTCGATGGGCCTCGCGATGTTCGCCTTCGTCCCCATCGGCGCGTTCGTCGAACCCGACGAGGACGACCGCATGGCCGCCAACAGGGGCGCACAGACGCGCATGTTCGCCGCCGGCGTCACCAACAACTTCGCGCTGACGGCAATCACGTTCGCACTCCTCTTTGGTCCCATCGCCGGCTCTATGGCCGTCGCACCCGGCGTCGCGGTCGGCGACTCCTTCGCCGGCTCCGGGGCAGCGACCGCCGGCATCGGCTACGGCGACCGCATCACCGCCGTCAACGGGACGACCGTCGACAACGTCACCGAACTCGGTGCCGAACTGGACCGCGTCCAGAGCGACGCAGTCGAAATCACGATGAACGACGGCGAGACCGTCGTCGTCGACCGGCGGGTCACCATCAATCGGGTGGTACAGGGGGTCCTCCCCAACGTCTCCTTCGCCGGCGAGCGCCTGCCGACTATCGAGTCGGTCAACGGCACCGAAGTCGCGACCGAGCAGCAGTTCGCCGACGCCGTCTCCCAGCGCCAGGTCGCCGAACTCGCCATCGACAACGGGACCGCGACGCTGCCAATCGGCGCGTTCGTCGCCCAGACCGACGCCAACGGCTCGCTCGTCGACGCTGGTGCCCCCGCGAACGCCTCGCTCGTCGTGACGAGCGTCGACGGCCAGCGGACGGTCAACGCCTCGGCGCTCGTCGCTGCCCTCGACGGCTACGACCCCGGTGACACCGTCACGGTTGAGGCCTACATCGACGGGCAGCGCCAGACGTACAACGCCACGCTGGCCGCGAACGACGACGGCGAGGCGGTCCTGGGCGTGCAGATTCGTGGGGGCTACTCCGGCATCGTCGTCGGCGACTTCGGCATCGACGCGTACCCGGCCGCCCGCTTCCTCACGCTGCTCGGCGGCGGCCCGCCGACCGACCTCGGGTTCCTCCAGTCCATCTTCACCAGCATCTCGGCAGTGCTGTTCATGC contains:
- a CDS encoding site-2 protease family protein, with translation MASTLTWVLAGIVVYTVGAMALRARGALPESIRVSGPIITWHTKRGRQFLNRLARHRRFWRAWANVGVGIALVVMVGFGIVVLLSALAIGLSPEQAADSPIRNPQNALVIPGVNEFLPLSVAPEIILGLLLGMVVHEGGHGLLCRVEDIDIESMGLAMFAFVPIGAFVEPDEDDRMAANRGAQTRMFAAGVTNNFALTAITFALLFGPIAGSMAVAPGVAVGDSFAGSGAATAGIGYGDRITAVNGTTVDNVTELGAELDRVQSDAVEITMNDGETVVVDRRVTINRVVQGVLPNVSFAGERLPTIESVNGTEVATEQQFADAVSQRQVAELAIDNGTATLPIGAFVAQTDANGSLVDAGAPANASLVVTSVDGQRTVNASALVAALDGYDPGDTVTVEAYIDGQRQTYNATLAANDDGEAVLGVQIRGGYSGIVVGDFGIDAYPAARFLTLLGGGPPTDLGFLQSIFTSISAVLFMPFLAVFDPNTAYNFAGFTGEIANFYVLQGPLSILGGGTFLLANVLFWTGWINFNLAVFNCIPAFPLDGGHILRTSTEAVVSRLPVPDRSRLASTITTVITLTMIVALLIMLFGPALLAGA